From Bacteroidota bacterium, one genomic window encodes:
- the tilS gene encoding tRNA lysidine(34) synthetase TilS, which translates to MTLSSAFSENSRKQKLFQQKSKVLLAVSGGLDSVVMAALFHQAKINFAIAHCNFNLRGKESEADQTFVKNLAKKYKVRFHTKKFDTGTFAEKEKLSIQEAARKLRYEWFEETRINFNYDLISTAHHLDDSIETFFINLVRGTGIKGLTGIPVRSGKIIRPLLFAGKDQILEFALMHKLSWREDASNQSDVYLRNKIRHSLIPVLTEIQPGFTKRMGSNLDHLQLASLAYDELIKKLQKQFLLKKAKDQWEIRIKDLSRLKEAEQMLSALLHSIGITISANSILSAGQTGKVFIEGEFRLLLDRGKLKIEKRRGKDKGSIKIRKANQELSLDTIRIDLAIKSLDAKLNFRQNPSIQYLDLDKLQFPLELRTWEAGDFFYPLGLGHKKKLSDFLTDKKISLFDKEKCRVFLSGGDIVCILGLGIDDRFKVSETTKRVFEIRNSPV; encoded by the coding sequence ATGACCCTTTCCTCCGCATTTTCTGAAAACAGCAGGAAACAAAAACTGTTTCAACAGAAAAGCAAAGTCTTGCTGGCTGTGAGCGGCGGGTTGGATTCTGTTGTGATGGCAGCGCTTTTTCATCAGGCAAAAATCAATTTCGCCATTGCGCATTGCAATTTTAATTTACGGGGCAAGGAATCCGAAGCGGATCAAACTTTCGTTAAAAATCTTGCAAAAAAATACAAAGTCCGCTTCCACACAAAAAAGTTCGATACAGGAACTTTCGCCGAAAAAGAAAAATTATCTATCCAGGAAGCCGCCAGAAAACTTCGATACGAGTGGTTTGAAGAAACGAGAATCAATTTCAATTATGATCTCATTTCTACAGCTCATCATCTCGATGATTCGATAGAGACTTTTTTCATCAACCTTGTCAGAGGCACCGGCATCAAAGGTCTAACAGGAATTCCGGTTCGTTCAGGGAAAATTATTCGTCCGCTGCTTTTTGCGGGAAAAGATCAGATCCTGGAATTTGCGTTGATGCATAAACTCAGCTGGAGGGAAGATGCATCCAATCAAAGTGATGTTTACCTCAGGAATAAAATCCGTCATTCCCTCATTCCTGTTCTCACAGAAATTCAGCCGGGCTTTACCAAAAGAATGGGATCTAATCTGGATCATCTTCAGCTTGCATCTTTGGCGTACGATGAATTAATTAAAAAACTTCAAAAACAATTTCTTCTTAAAAAAGCAAAGGATCAATGGGAGATCCGGATAAAGGACCTTTCCCGTCTGAAAGAGGCAGAACAAATGCTCTCCGCATTATTGCATTCAATCGGAATAACGATTTCGGCTAATTCAATTCTAAGTGCCGGTCAGACCGGAAAAGTTTTCATTGAAGGAGAATTCCGCTTGTTGCTTGACAGGGGCAAATTAAAAATTGAAAAAAGAAGAGGGAAAGACAAAGGAAGTATAAAAATCAGGAAAGCAAACCAGGAGTTATCTCTTGATACCATTCGTATCGACTTGGCTATTAAGAGTTTAGATGCAAAACTGAATTTCAGGCAAAACCCATCCATCCAGTATCTGGATCTTGACAAACTGCAGTTCCCTTTAGAATTAAGAACATGGGAAGCGGGTGATTTTTTCTACCCATTAGGATTGGGGCATAAGAAAAAACTGAGCGATTTTCTTACTGATAAAAAAATTTCCCTCTTTGATAAGGAGAAATGTCGGGTATTCTTGTCGGGAGGCGACATTGTTTGTATCTTAGGGCTTGGAATTGACGACCGATTTAAGGTCAGCGAAACAACAAAAAGGGTATTTGAAATCCGGAATTCCCCCGTTTAA
- a CDS encoding LemA family protein, whose translation MKKYLIWIILGLLVIVGITSYNGLVSSRESVNKAWANVETQYQRRSDLIPNLVNTVKGAADFEKSTLEAVTEARSKATSIQIDPNNITPEKLAEFQAAQAQVSGALGRLLAVAENYPQLKAVQNFSDLQAQLEGTENRITEARRQYNEAAQGYNTGRARFPRVIFASLFGFKERPYFEADKGTEKAPTVKF comes from the coding sequence ATGAAAAAATACCTTATCTGGATTATCCTCGGTCTTCTAGTGATTGTTGGGATTACTTCCTATAACGGCCTGGTTAGTTCGCGTGAAAGCGTTAACAAAGCCTGGGCAAATGTAGAAACGCAATACCAGCGTCGTTCCGATCTTATTCCGAATCTTGTAAATACAGTAAAAGGTGCTGCTGATTTTGAAAAAAGCACTTTGGAAGCAGTCACTGAAGCCAGATCAAAAGCAACATCTATTCAAATTGACCCGAACAATATCACTCCTGAAAAGTTGGCAGAATTCCAGGCAGCACAAGCTCAGGTAAGCGGTGCACTGGGCCGTCTGTTAGCCGTTGCCGAAAATTATCCCCAACTGAAAGCTGTTCAGAACTTCTCTGATCTTCAGGCACAGCTTGAAGGCACAGAAAACCGGATCACGGAAGCGCGTCGTCAGTACAATGAGGCTGCACAAGGTTACAATACCGGAAGAGCTCGTTTCCCACGTGTCATTTTTGCAAGTCTGTTTGGTTTCAAAGAGCGTCCGTATTTCGAGGCTGACAAAGGCACTGAAAAAGCTCCAACCGTTAAATTCTAA